Proteins found in one Paraburkholderia caballeronis genomic segment:
- a CDS encoding HpcH/HpaI aldolase family protein, with the protein MSTFTNPLKERLKESEPLFGLWLSMGCETAAEALAHAGFDWLLIDMEHAPNDSADTTAQLRAIAAAHLPTEPVVRLPASEPWLVKRVLDAGARTLMFPNVGSAAEAARAVSLTRYPDEQSPDGQRGVAGVVRAAAYGMRRDYLHGANAQIATIVQIESAEALAEVEQIAATPGVDCLFVGPADLAASLGHLGDSKHPQVQDAMLRIVSAGRSAGVATGIFAMDAASAKQYREMGFSFIALAADVIWLVRATRQALQEARS; encoded by the coding sequence ATGAGCACCTTCACGAATCCCCTCAAGGAACGCCTGAAAGAGTCGGAGCCGCTGTTCGGGCTGTGGCTGTCGATGGGCTGCGAAACCGCCGCCGAGGCGCTCGCGCACGCCGGTTTCGACTGGCTGCTGATCGACATGGAACACGCGCCGAACGACAGCGCCGACACCACCGCGCAACTGCGCGCGATCGCCGCCGCACATCTGCCGACCGAGCCGGTCGTGCGGCTGCCCGCGAGCGAGCCGTGGCTCGTCAAGCGCGTGCTCGACGCCGGCGCGCGCACGCTGATGTTCCCGAATGTCGGCTCGGCCGCCGAGGCGGCGCGGGCCGTCAGCCTCACCCGCTATCCGGACGAGCAGTCGCCCGACGGCCAACGCGGCGTCGCGGGCGTCGTGCGCGCGGCCGCGTACGGGATGCGGCGCGACTATCTGCACGGGGCGAACGCGCAGATCGCGACGATCGTGCAGATCGAGTCCGCGGAGGCGCTCGCGGAAGTCGAGCAGATCGCGGCGACGCCGGGCGTCGATTGCCTGTTCGTCGGCCCGGCCGATCTCGCGGCGAGCCTCGGCCACCTGGGCGACTCGAAGCACCCCCAGGTGCAGGACGCGATGCTGCGGATCGTGTCGGCCGGACGCAGCGCCGGCGTCGCGACCGGCATCTTCGCGATGGACGCTGCAAGCGCGAAGCAGTATCGCGAAATGGGCTTCAGCTTCATCGCGCTCGCGGCCGACGTGATCTGGCTCGTGCGCGCGACGCGTCAGGCATTGCAGGAGGCGCGCTCATGA